Proteins from one Urocitellus parryii isolate mUroPar1 unplaced genomic scaffold, mUroPar1.hap1 Scaffold_67, whole genome shotgun sequence genomic window:
- the LOC144252893 gene encoding LOW QUALITY PROTEIN: E3 ubiquitin-protein ligase TTC3-like (The sequence of the model RefSeq protein was modified relative to this genomic sequence to represent the inferred CDS: inserted 2 bases in 1 codon; deleted 2 bases in 1 codon; substituted 2 bases at 2 genomic stop codons), whose product MDNFTDGDFTVADYALLEDSPYEDDCVFDPEYKTDDYVRVTQLYYDGVGMKYKDYAQSEKHLEFDICNIWCSKPLSVLQDYCDAIKIYIFWPLLFQHQYSSVISRLHPCVETISRASEMSLKKLQYLELMXDIVDLAKKVVNDPFLIEGLLRIGYKIENKILAMEEALNWVKYTGDTTILPKLGLIDNCWSMLSIFFTECKYKFFKLLTQFLKVLDFLQGICLTPDXEGIISKIIIFSSGGQVKCEFEHKVIKEKVPPRPILKQKCSSLEKLRLKEDRKLKRKIQKQEAKKLAQERMEEDLRESNPPKNEEQKETVDSSQNCQFIDDRILQCIKQYADKIKSGILNPSKLLKELLSWKVLSTEDYTMCFSSRNFLNEAVDYVIRHLIQEKNRVNTRVFLHVLSELKEVEPKLATWIQKLNSFGLDAVGPFFSRYGASLKELDFSIMTFLWSEKYGHKLASIEGKQLDYFCEPVSLKEARCLIWLLEEHRDKFPALHSALDEFFDIMDSRCTVLRKQDSGEAPFSSTKVKNKGKKKKPKDIKPMLVGSGTTTVTPNNETISSGEDYNFFSQLLEEHGPLDMSNKMFSEEYEFFPEXTHTILEKAGGLKSFLLGCPRFVVIDNCIALKKVALRLKKKRKKKNIKTKVEEISKTGEYLQVKLPLIPTAREFKPDVKSKPVSDLSSAPVSEDVKPKPVSADSPKPTCEDITPKSVPDSYSSPVSENEKPQGVSSDSPISVSEDVNHKQVPSHSLKPVPEDGKPTYWTQSHLVTGYCTYLPFQGFDITQTPPTYINVLPSLPQYTSIYTPLANISSEYQLQRSIPVVPSLVASDKADKNTAAYFEVAEVLCCNSS is encoded by the exons ATGGACAATTTTACTGATGGAGACTTCACTGTGGCGGACTATGCATTGTTGGAAGATAGCCCTTACGAAGATGATTGTGTCTTTGATCCTGAATATAAGACGGATGACTATGTTCGTGTGACTCAGCTTTACTATGATGGAGTG ggtatgAAGTATAAAGATTATGCCCAAAGCGAGAAACATTTAG aatttgaCATCTGCAATATATGGTGTAGTAAACCACTTTCTGTCCTGCAAGATTACTGTGAtgccattaaaatatatatcttctgGCCACTTCTTTTTCAACATCAGTACAGTTCTGTGATATCACGATTACATCCCTGTGTGGAGACCAT TTCTCGTGCCTCTGAGATGAGTTTGAAGAAATTACAATATCTTGAGTTGATGTAAGATATTGTGGATTTGGCAAAGAAAGTTGTG aatgATCCATTCCTTATCGAAGGCTTATTGAGAATtggttataaaatagaaaat aaaattttgGCAATGGAAGAAGCTTTAAATTGGGTAAAATACACAGGCGATACAACAATTCTACCTAAATTAGGATTAATCGACAATTGTTGGTCTATGTTAAGTATTTTCTTCACTGAATGTAAGTATAAGTTCTTTAAATTGTTAACTCAGTTTTTAAAGGTATTA GATTTTCTACAAGGAATTTGTCTTACCCCTGA TGAAGGTATCATTTCTAAGATTATCATCTTTAGCAGTGGTGGTCAAGTTAAATGTGAA tttGAACACAaggtcataaaagaaaaagttcctCCAAGACctattctgaaacagaaatgttctag CCTAGAGAAGCTAAGactgaaagaagacagaaaattgaaaagaaagatccaaaaacaagaagcaaaaaaattagcacaagaaagaatggaagaggacTTAAGAGAAAGTAATCCACCCAAAAACGAAGAACAGAAAG AAACTGTAGACAGTAGTCAGAATTGTCAGTTCATTGATGACAGAATTCTGCAGTGCATAAAGCAGTATGCTGACAAGATTAAATCGGGTATACTGAACCCTTCCAAGCTTCTCAAAGAATTGCTTTCTTGGAAAGTTTTGAGCACAGAAGACTATACAATGTGTTTTTCTAGCAGAAATTTCCTCAATGAAGCAGTGGACTATGTCATTCGTCACTTGATTCAAGAAAAGAATAGAGTAAACACAAGggtatttcttcatgttttgagTGAGCTTAAAGAAGTGGAACCCAAATTAGCTACCTGGATCCAGAAACTTAATAGCTTTG gcTTAGATGCAGTGGGACCTTTTTTTTCTCGATATGGAGCATCTCTTAAGGAGCTTGATTTTAGCATCATGACGTTCCTCTGGAGTGAGAAATATGGCCATAAACTAGCCTCTATAGAAGGAAAGCAACTTGATTACTTCTGTGAACCAGTGTCATTAAAAGAAGCACGTTGTTTAATATGGCTGTTGGAAGAACACAGAGACAAGTTCCCAGCATTGCATAGTGCTTTAGATGAATTCTTTGATATAATGG ATAGCCGCTGTACTGTATTAAGGAAACAAGATAGTGGTGAAGCTCCA TTCAGTTCTACCAAGgttaaaaacaaaggcaagaaaaagaagccaaaagacATAAAG cCAATGTTAGTTGGGTCTGGAACAACTACAGTAACACCAAATAATGAGACTATCAGTTCAGGTGAAGATTATAA ttttttctCTCAGTTGTTGGAGGAACATGGTCCCTTGGATATGAGTAACAAGATGTTCTCTGAAGAATATGAGTTTTTCCCAGAATAAACTCATACT ATACTAGAAAAAGCAGGAGgtttaaaatcttttctcctgGGATGTCCTCGTTTTGTTGTGATTGACAACTGTATTGCATTAAAAAAAGTTGCATTGCgacttaagaaaaaaagaaagaagaaaaacattaaaacaaaagtggaagaaatttcaaaaacaggAGAGTATTTACAAGTCAAACTACCACTGATTCCAACTGCTAGGGAATTTAAACCAGATGTAAAGTCCAAACCAGTGTCTGATTTGTCTTCAGCACCAGTTTCTGAGGATGTGAAGCCCAAACCTGTGTCTGCTGATTCTCCCAAACCAACTTGTGAAGACATTACACCCAAATCAGTACCTGATAGTTATTCCAGTCCAGTTTCTGAGAATGAGAAACCCCAAGGGGTATCTTCTGATTCTCCCATATCAGTCTCTGAGGATGTAAATCACAAACAAGTCCCCTCTCATTCTCTCAAACCAGTTCCCGAGGATGGGAAACCAACCTATTGGACTCAATCTCACTTGGTCACAGGATACTGTACATATCTTCCTTTTCAGGGATTTGACATCACCCAGACACCACCAACATACATAAACGTGTTACCAAGTTTGCCCCAGTACACCAGCATCTACACACCTTTGGCCAACATTTCTTCTGAATATCAGCTGCAGAGATCGATACCAGTGGTGCCATCTCTTGTAGCCAGTGACAAAGCTGATAAAAACACTGCTGCCTATTTTGAGGTTGCTGAAGTTCTTTGTTGTAATAGTTcataa